From Candidatus Bathyarchaeota archaeon, a single genomic window includes:
- a CDS encoding ABC transporter ATP-binding protein: MYAVETKNLTKQYGKTYALKNLDFTIDENEIMVLLGPNGSGKTTLLLILATVLKPTSGQAKVMGLCITSQSTSVRKILGIAFQEARGFWRHKPADILRFHASVCGVPKARRDTLIENILKDLELWDARNKLFMHLSGGQAKRLEISKIFVQRPKFAILDEPTSQVDLRGKRKIWAQILKLREEGSTILIATNEVREAEYLADRVTVLDEGKFVVCDTVRQLKDSIIGGDIVELEIDTTDIQIIEQSLSQIEGTVKITNSGANRFKAYVSMAESWVPRMTDICYQNKARILSIRITEPSLDDVFLHFTGRVLKEESR, translated from the coding sequence ATGTACGCCGTTGAAACAAAAAATCTAACAAAGCAATATGGCAAAACATACGCCCTCAAAAACTTAGATTTCACCATCGATGAAAACGAAATCATGGTGCTCCTCGGTCCCAACGGCTCAGGGAAAACAACCCTCCTTCTCATCCTCGCCACAGTTCTTAAACCAACATCTGGGCAAGCAAAAGTTATGGGTCTATGTATAACTAGTCAATCCACAAGTGTACGCAAAATTCTAGGCATAGCATTTCAAGAGGCAAGAGGTTTCTGGCGCCACAAACCCGCCGATATACTACGATTCCACGCAAGCGTTTGTGGTGTTCCAAAAGCAAGACGTGACACTTTAATAGAAAACATCCTCAAAGACCTGGAACTTTGGGATGCCCGAAACAAACTCTTTATGCACTTATCAGGTGGACAAGCAAAACGGTTAGAAATCTCCAAAATCTTCGTTCAACGCCCAAAATTCGCCATACTAGATGAGCCCACAAGTCAAGTAGACCTGCGTGGGAAACGTAAAATCTGGGCACAAATCCTCAAACTACGAGAAGAAGGCTCAACAATTCTCATTGCTACGAATGAGGTTCGCGAAGCTGAATACTTAGCTGACCGCGTAACCGTACTTGATGAGGGAAAATTCGTCGTATGCGACACTGTTAGACAACTGAAAGACAGCATCATAGGCGGCGACATAGTTGAACTTGAAATCGACACCACAGATATCCAAATCATAGAACAGTCCCTAAGCCAAATAGAAGGCACAGTAAAAATAACCAACTCAGGTGCAAACCGATTCAAAGCATATGTGTCAATGGCAGAATCATGGGTGCCAAGAATGACAGACATATGCTACCAAAACAAAGCCCGCATCCTTTCTATAAGAATAACTGAACCATCTCTAGACGATGTTTTCCTCCACTTCACAGGAAGAGTCTTGAAAGAGGAGAGTAGATGA
- a CDS encoding GIY-YIG nuclease family protein has translation MLLCEGGSYYTGYTKDVESRFKQHKKGIGARYTRIHRPMKVVYVEKIGSRKEAVRREKTIKLLSHKRKQRLVGRLNV, from the coding sequence ATGCTTCTTTGCGAAGGTGGAAGCTATTATACCGGATATACTAAGGATGTAGAGTCTCGTTTTAAACAACACAAGAAGGGGATTGGTGCTAGGTATACTCGGATACACAGGCCTATGAAAGTTGTTTACGTTGAGAAGATTGGTTCGCGTAAGGAGGCAGTACGGAGGGAAAAAACGATTAAATTATTGAGTCATAAGAGGAAGCAAAGGCTTGTTGGGAGGTTGAATGTTTAG
- a CDS encoding putative metallopeptidase: MGIKYYEAPDVKQLVNTIIAELRFAHINSQHIYCFRSNGSKSKRTIARIHSLEKLWQKALQTHPRYLIEVIAERYDKLSQTDREKVLIHELLHIPKGFSGGFRPHKGYINKKTINKLHETFEHHKKAHEIIH, encoded by the coding sequence ATGGGAATAAAATACTACGAAGCCCCTGATGTAAAACAGCTCGTAAATACAATAATAGCAGAACTAAGATTCGCCCACATTAACTCTCAACACATATATTGCTTCAGAAGCAATGGCTCCAAATCAAAACGCACAATAGCCCGAATCCACAGCCTAGAAAAACTCTGGCAAAAAGCTCTTCAAACACACCCACGATATTTAATCGAAGTAATTGCTGAAAGATACGACAAACTCAGCCAAACAGACCGAGAAAAAGTCCTAATCCACGAATTACTCCATATACCCAAAGGATTCTCAGGAGGCTTCAGACCACACAAAGGCTACATAAACAAGAAAACTATAAACAAACTCCATGAAACCTTTGAACATCACAAAAAGGCCCACGAAATAATCCACTGA
- a CDS encoding DUF1512 domain-containing protein: MIQLETLPAQFLPGQDSLSMVFQVIFMLLFVVMIFYGQRIQMYIMIREIEGSLLRLKFIRDEGRKIAIKTIKEIGKPEIDPTERVNQFLEHVTILPQSMDPAGIVWKLEHILDVRETRFKDEVKLMAPAADETNVNNLENTLEAAAALNIIYKVIRHFYILGKKTLSLYIIMQIQMILPLIMREAEAYASALKAFSYGQPIGDGAGALVAAKLMHGHRKKKIEKDCVVAKVPLEGRTAYVIKAEGPGGNVGKPGEAIKRVIEENDGKISTIIMIDAALKLEGEKLADVAEGVGAAIGGPGTEQYKIEESILKYKIPINAVIIKEDIGDAVSPMRKEIFDATDVAVERVKRVIKERTKEGDTVIIAGIGNSIGVGQ; encoded by the coding sequence TTGATACAACTAGAAACGCTGCCAGCGCAATTCCTTCCAGGACAAGATAGCCTAAGCATGGTATTCCAAGTAATCTTCATGCTTCTCTTCGTAGTCATGATCTTCTACGGACAAAGAATACAAATGTATATCATGATAAGAGAAATCGAAGGCTCCTTGCTCCGCCTTAAATTCATACGAGACGAAGGACGCAAGATCGCGATAAAAACGATAAAAGAAATAGGAAAACCCGAAATAGACCCTACAGAACGAGTTAACCAATTCCTAGAACACGTAACAATTCTGCCCCAAAGCATGGACCCAGCCGGTATCGTATGGAAACTTGAACACATACTTGACGTACGAGAAACCCGCTTCAAAGACGAAGTCAAATTAATGGCACCAGCAGCAGATGAAACCAACGTAAACAATTTGGAAAACACCTTAGAAGCAGCTGCAGCGTTAAATATAATCTACAAAGTTATACGCCACTTCTATATCTTAGGAAAGAAAACACTCAGCCTTTACATCATTATGCAAATACAAATGATACTCCCATTGATTATGCGAGAGGCAGAAGCCTACGCAAGCGCCCTCAAAGCTTTCTCGTACGGTCAACCCATTGGCGATGGTGCTGGTGCCCTCGTCGCAGCTAAGCTAATGCATGGACACAGAAAAAAGAAAATTGAAAAAGATTGCGTTGTAGCCAAAGTTCCGTTAGAAGGACGAACTGCATATGTAATAAAGGCAGAGGGTCCAGGCGGTAATGTGGGAAAGCCCGGAGAAGCAATAAAGAGAGTTATTGAAGAGAATGATGGGAAAATCTCTACAATAATCATGATAGATGCCGCTTTGAAGCTTGAAGGCGAAAAGCTTGCAGATGTAGCTGAAGGAGTAGGAGCAGCTATTGGCGGACCAGGAACGGAACAGTATAAAATCGAAGAAAGCATTCTGAAATATAAAATTCCAATAAACGCTGTAATAATTAAAGAAGACATCGGTGACGCAGTGTCACCAATGAGAAAAGAAATTTTTGACGCAACCGATGTTGCAGTTGAACGAGTTAAACGTGTAATTAAAGAGAGAACAAAGGAAGGTGACACTGTGATAATTGCTGGAATAGGAAACAGCATTGGGGTGGGGCAGTAA
- the map gene encoding type II methionyl aminopeptidase codes for MGLPEDIFEKYEDAGKIAREVRERMRRFVRVGMPIIEVCEKAEGLIREKGGQLAFPCNVSINEIAAHYTSPPNDKSTIPPNSLVKVDIGAHLDGYIADTAVTICFNPEHENLMRAAQEALKVGVKTIYAGISTSKLGSAIQKTIKAYGCKPVSNLTGHQIGRYLIHTGKSLPNVAHIIGSKIREGEVVALEPFVTVANAAGKVKDGDETTIFRFVKRKPLQKAHAKRLLSYIEANFMTLPFSERWLNSVVPQENYVAAFQELLRSRCLTSYPIFIEASRKPVAQAEHTVLVVKNGCIVLT; via the coding sequence ATGGGTCTCCCAGAAGACATTTTTGAAAAATATGAAGACGCTGGAAAGATTGCCAGAGAAGTACGAGAGAGAATGAGGCGTTTTGTACGTGTGGGAATGCCTATAATTGAGGTTTGTGAAAAAGCGGAAGGATTAATTCGTGAAAAGGGTGGACAATTAGCTTTTCCATGTAACGTCTCTATCAATGAAATTGCAGCCCACTATACATCACCACCCAACGATAAAAGTACAATTCCACCGAACTCACTTGTAAAAGTAGATATCGGTGCACACTTAGATGGCTACATTGCAGACACCGCGGTTACAATATGTTTCAATCCAGAACATGAAAACCTTATGCGAGCAGCCCAAGAGGCTCTAAAAGTTGGAGTTAAAACTATTTATGCTGGAATATCAACATCGAAATTAGGCTCAGCAATCCAAAAGACTATTAAAGCATATGGATGCAAACCTGTTTCAAATTTGACAGGGCATCAAATTGGGCGCTATTTGATTCACACTGGGAAGTCTTTGCCAAATGTTGCACACATTATAGGCTCTAAAATAAGAGAAGGCGAAGTAGTGGCACTCGAACCCTTCGTAACCGTTGCTAACGCAGCTGGTAAAGTGAAAGATGGAGATGAAACAACAATCTTTAGATTTGTGAAACGCAAGCCGTTGCAGAAGGCACACGCAAAACGCCTCCTTAGCTACATCGAAGCTAACTTCATGACTTTACCATTTTCGGAACGCTGGTTGAACAGCGTCGTGCCCCAAGAAAACTACGTAGCTGCATTTCAGGAACTCCTTCGATCCAGATGTCTCACGTCTTATCCTATCTTCATTGAAGCCAGCAGAAAACCTGTAGCACAAGCGGAACACACAGTTTTGGTGGTGAAAAACGGATGTATAGTTTTAACTTAG
- a CDS encoding ribonuclease H-like domain-containing protein yields the protein MYLIIDIETENTGSDIMRDNKRIISVQIGDATEQELYYDDSKDSQWTLGRVETKIASLLSQECIFAGYNIKGFDIPLLKRFLKVEIPESNILDLCQTPRVTQLAKNKNRRNLRLEEVCMEYGIEVTHKQKMNKKAEKYKARQDIKDQAKAKAKEYVNKKGWSLDFSYDYVLNKIAGGNAIFDAYREFVKSGGQKDTLFYEYAIGDVICEYRLLEALKY from the coding sequence ATGTATCTTATAATAGACATTGAAACTGAAAATACAGGTTCAGATATAATGAGAGATAATAAGCGGATCATATCAGTTCAGATCGGTGATGCTACTGAACAAGAGTTGTATTACGATGATTCAAAAGATTCACAATGGACATTGGGAAGAGTCGAGACGAAAATAGCGTCTTTGTTATCTCAAGAGTGCATCTTCGCTGGTTACAATATAAAGGGTTTTGATATTCCACTTCTAAAGCGTTTTCTGAAAGTCGAGATACCTGAATCAAACATACTCGACTTGTGTCAAACCCCCAGAGTAACTCAACTTGCCAAAAACAAGAACAGGAGGAATCTAAGATTGGAAGAGGTGTGTATGGAGTACGGGATTGAAGTCACCCATAAACAAAAAATGAATAAAAAAGCCGAAAAATACAAAGCCAGACAAGACATCAAGGATCAGGCTAAAGCCAAGGCTAAGGAATATGTGAATAAGAAGGGATGGAGCCTTGATTTTTCATATGATTATGTCCTCAACAAAATAGCGGGGGGTAATGCTATCTTTGATGCATATCGGGAATTTGTCAAGAGCGGTGGGCAAAAAGATACTCTCTTTTATGAATACGCAATCGGCGATGTCATTTGTGAATACCGCCTTCTTGAGGCATTAAAATATTGA
- a CDS encoding DDE-type integrase/transposase/recombinase — MVCKFCGSERVIKRGFKKTQKGKTQRFLCKDCKRRFVVNDGFEKMKSTPQSVTIALDLYFKGISLRNIVDHLKQFYNVEISHVAVYKWIKKYVKLMKEYTDQLVPKVSGIWHSDEMTLVTRHEGMRWLWNVMDNESRFWLASEITEKREIVDARNVLAEAHQLAKIRPMAIVTDGLRSYQHAITKEFHTIKAPRTQHVRVPNIRNRSNNNMVERLNGTVRERNKTMRGLDSEPTAQTIIDGMRIYYNFIRPHMALNGKTPAEKSGIAKLRQNKWQSLIKKSSQNC, encoded by the coding sequence TTGGTTTGCAAGTTTTGTGGCTCAGAGCGAGTCATTAAGAGAGGATTTAAAAAGACACAAAAAGGAAAAACTCAACGATTTCTGTGTAAGGATTGTAAGCGAAGGTTTGTGGTTAATGATGGCTTTGAAAAGATGAAAAGCACTCCGCAAAGCGTGACAATAGCCTTAGATCTCTATTTTAAGGGGATTAGCCTTAGAAACATTGTCGATCACCTAAAGCAATTCTACAACGTTGAAATTAGCCATGTTGCAGTTTATAAGTGGATAAAGAAGTATGTCAAATTGATGAAAGAGTACACGGATCAGTTAGTGCCAAAAGTTAGCGGAATATGGCATTCCGATGAGATGACTTTGGTTACAAGACATGAAGGAATGAGGTGGCTCTGGAATGTCATGGATAACGAGAGTCGATTTTGGCTTGCGAGTGAGATAACCGAAAAAAGAGAAATCGTAGATGCGAGAAACGTTTTAGCAGAAGCACATCAATTAGCGAAAATTAGACCAATGGCAATAGTAACGGACGGATTAAGATCATATCAACATGCAATAACAAAAGAATTTCACACAATAAAAGCTCCAAGAACACAGCATGTTAGAGTGCCTAACATAAGGAATCGGTCAAACAACAACATGGTTGAAAGGCTAAACGGAACGGTTAGAGAGCGAAACAAGACAATGAGAGGCTTAGACAGTGAACCAACAGCACAAACAATCATAGACGGAATGAGAATCTACTACAACTTTATAAGACCTCACATGGCTCTGAACGGAAAGACACCCGCAGAAAAATCGGGTATAGCAAAACTTAGACAGAATAAATGGCAAAGTCTGATAAAGAAAAGTTCTCAAAATTGCTAA